The following proteins come from a genomic window of Rutidosis leptorrhynchoides isolate AG116_Rl617_1_P2 chromosome 10, CSIRO_AGI_Rlap_v1, whole genome shotgun sequence:
- the LOC139870539 gene encoding uncharacterized protein, translating into MQGHKARQSLEVVPTTEKFATHIANQPFPEAPIIPLTLGSYDGLSDPDDFLQRFEGTARTHNWGDAVACHMLPIVLQGVAREWFNNLTPRSITGYADLRSHFLLNFHSLYARRRMHVESHDIKQKPKESLGEVIDRYTKEVAKIPDLTESQKVSGFIHCLDTEKHMSLCGKNSGSVKRYNNNSPLKGESYNSNNKYRRFNNNRGGGNYRSTSAHDDNYAIIKDLSKTPKEILATEPVCKTFEAPAPLPDYVKKDKTKFCDFHDDFGLETNKCRQLIEKVVAELKRGRLQHLKKSSKIEGNKSRQEKEYPWQKKIESKAGEAEKTINTVRSKSVMTEPKEVKDWKKAIIPFGASERQWFNAPVIVKGYIKSCNQELKGLCVDTGCNMDIIYEYCYMSLPRSVKSQLKKKAVTLYDFAGEPVPSLGTVRVKLELRDDNHGKKRRDVKIEFAIVNSKAEHNALLNRNTLQKLGAISSTIHGLLRFSTKWGVATIKSEVDRKVRTIQKGIRRGCKDAKSSKQQIAQTIEDMLCSQQNAWVCAHIKPKNSVCATPKISTAVKNDAPEEFAIKQSVRTLTSTDIIQAWLSGEGGLWRLKQRHSSDWWNKHHINNKPLKIICETLEISIGLLI; encoded by the exons ATGCAAGGGCATAAAGCAAGGCAATCTCTAGAGGTGGTTCCCACCACAGAAAAATTCGCCACACACATAGCGAATCAGCCATTTCCAGAAGCACCTATAATACCGTTAACGTTAGGAAGTTATGACGGGTTGTCAGACCCCGATGACTTCCTACAAAGGTTTGAAGGAACTGCGAGAACCCATAATTGGGGAGATGCGGTAGCATGTCACATGTTACCAATTGTGCTGCAGGGAGTAGCACGGGAGTGGTTCAATAATCTAACCCCCAGGAGCATAACAGGTTATGCAGACTTAAGATCTCATTTTCTACTTAACTTTCATAGTCTGTATGCACGAAGAAGAATGCACGTAGAAAGTCACGACATCAAACAAAAACCCAAAGAATCTTTGGGTGAGGTTATTGATAGGTACACAAAGGAAGTGGCTAAAATACCAGATCTAACAGAAAGCCAAAAGGTGTCAGGATTTATACATTGCCTTGATACAGAAAAACACATGTCTTTGTG tggcAAAAACTCTGGGTCCGTGAAGAGGTACAATAACAATAGCCCGTTAAAAGGCGAAAGTTATAACAGTAACAATAAATACCGCAGGTTCAACAACAACAGAGGAGGAGGCAATTATAGAAGTACGAGCGCCCACGATGATAATTATGCAATCATAAAAGACCTCAGCAAAACACCAAAGGAAATATTAGCAACTGAGCCAGTATGTAAAACGTTCGAAGCTCCAGCACCGCTACCCGATTACGTAAAGAAAGACAAAACCAAATTCTGTGATTTCCACGACGATTTTGGTCTTGAAACTAACAAGTGTAGGCAGTTAATCGAAAAGGTGGTCGCAGAACTAAAAAGGGGAAGGTTGCAGCACTTAAAGAAATCATCTAAAATAGAGGGCAATAAGTCAAGGCAGGAAAAAGAATACCCGTGGCAGAAGAAAATCGAGTCAAAAGCAGGAGAAGCGGAAAAAACCATAAATACGGTAAGGAGTAAGAGTGTAATGACAGAACCGAAAGAAGTCAAAGATTGGAAAAAAGCGATAATCCCATTCGGAGCAAGTGAAAGGCAATGGTTCAATGCACCCGTGATAGTTAAAGGGTACATCAAAAGTTGTAATCAGGAACTTAAGGGTTTGTGTGTGGACACTGGCTGCAACAtggatataatatatgaatattgttatatGTCGCTACCTAGATCAGTCAAGTCGCAGCTAAAAAAGAAAGCAGTTACTTTATATGATTTTGCTGGTGAACCGGTCCCGTCATTGGGGACGGTTAGGGTTAAGTTAGAATTACGAGACGATAACCATGGTAAAAAGAGAAGGGATGTTAAAATTGAATTTGCTATAGTCAACTCGAAAGCTGAGCATAACGCACTGTTAAACAGAAACACTTTGCAAAAGCTAGGAGCCATATCATCCACAATACACGGTCTATTAAGATTCTCAACAAAGTGGGGAGTCGCAACTATAAAATCAGAAGTGGATAGAAAAGTGAGAACGATACAAAAAGGCATAAGGCGGGGATGCAAAGATGCAAAGTCAAGTAAACAACAAATAGCTCAGACAATCGAAGACATGTTATGCTCACAG CAAAATGCTTGGGTGTGCGCACACATCAAGCCAAAAAAtagcgtatgtgcaacaccaaaaaTCAGTACAGCTGTAAAGAATGATGCGCCTGAAGAATTTGCTATAAAGCAAAGCGTGCGCACCCTAACATCTACTGACATCATTCAAGCATGGTTATCAGGGGAAG GAGGTTTATGGCGTTTAAAACAACGGCACTCGAGTGATTGGTGGAATAAACACCATATCAATAATAAACCTCTGAAGATCATTTGTGAGACTCTTGAAATAAGCATTGGGTTGCTTATATAG